Below is a genomic region from Neisseria arctica.
TTAGCTGTGAAATATCGGCTACCGCATTGAGTTGCTCAGCTAAACTGTTCAGTAAGTTAAGGCGGTTTTGCTTAATGCTTGCATCATCTGCCATCACCATCACACCGTCGAAGAATGTATCTACTTGCGGCTTGATAGCAGCCAACTCGGATAAGGCGGTTTGGAAATCCTGTGCAGCCAGTGCTGATTCGATCTTAGGTGCCAGATTTTGAGCGGCTGTGAACAAGGCTTTTTCTTCTTCTTGCTGGAATAGGGCAGGATCAGGCAAGCCCAATTCGGCATCGGCCTTTTTCAGCAGGTTTTGTACACGTTTGTTAGCTGCGGCCAAGGCAGAGGCTTCCGGCAGTGTCTTAAATGCGCTTACAGCCTGCAGACGCGCTTCGATATCACTTAAGCGTGAGGGCTGTTTGGCTAAAACGGCAGCAACGATATCTTGCGGATAATCATTCTGAAGCAATACGGCCAAACGTGCACGCATAAAGTCGGCTACTTCGGCTACGGTGTTAGATGCGAGTTTGCCGGCAGGAAAACTGTCGTAAGCGGCTTGAAGTAAATCATTGATGCCCAAATCATGCCGCATGAGCATCCGTAATACGCCCAAAGCGGCACGGCGCAAGGCATATGGATCTTTGTCTCCCGTCGGAATCAGGCCGATGCCCCAAATCCCTACCAAGGCTTCGAGTTTATCTGCTAGCGCAACGGCGGTGGCCGTATGGCTTTCGGGTAGTGAGTCACCTGCAAAGCGCGGTTGGTAGTGTGCTTCGATGGCAGAGGCTACTTCTTCGCTTTCTCCGTCTAGGCGGGCATAGTATTTGCCCATAGTACCTTGTAACTCGGGGAATTCACCTACCATTTCGGTAACCAAATCTGCTTTGGCCAAGCGGGCGGCACGCTCTGCTGTTTTGCTATCGCTGCCCAATGCTTCGGCCGCATAGGCGGCAATTGTGGTAAGACGGGCTACACGTTCTGCCTGGCTGCCCAGTTTGTTGTGGTAAACCACATTTTCCAGTTTGGGTAAGCGGCTTTCAAGCGTGGCTTTTTGGTCTTGCTTGTAGAAAAATTCGGCATCAGCCAAACGGGCGCGTAATACACGTTCGTTTCCGTGGATGATATGCGCGGGGTTCTCGGCTTCTAAATTGGATACCAATAAGAAGCGATTCATTAGTTTTCCGTTACCGTTTAACAGCGGGAAGTATTTTTGGTTTTGCTGCATGGTGAGGATCAGGCATTCTTGAGGTACGGCGAGGAAATGTTCTTCAAATCCCGCTTCGAGTACGACAGGCCATTCAACTAATGCGGTAACTTCGTCTAATAGGGCCTCATCGGCAGCTACGGTCGCTCCCAAGCCGGCGGCTTGTTGGTTTAAGGCTGATTGGATAGCCGTTTTGCGTTCGGCAAATGAAGCAATGACTTTGCCCGTACTCCGCATTTTTTCAGCATATTCGTCAGCATCGGAAAATACTATTTCTCCTTGAGACAGAAAACGGTGCCCTAAGGTATGGTTGCAGCTTTGCAAACCTAATACGGTTGCGGGTACGGTATCCTTGCCATGCATCACGACCAAGCCGTGAACAGGGCGCACGAAGGTATGGGTACTGCTACCCCAACGCATAACTTTCGGAATCGGCAGTTTTTTTACTGCTTGCGCCAACATATCACTGATAAGTGCGCTCAATGGTTGGCCGGTTTGGGTAAATTCGTAAGCATATACATCTTGCTTTCCGTCATTGACGATCGAAAGCGAAGCGATATCGGTATTGCATGAGCGGGCAAAGCCTTCTAAAGCTTTAGTTGGGGTGCCGTCTTTCATACCGGCTGCTACCGAAGGGCCTTTGCGGGTAACTTGGCGGTCGGCTTGTACGGATTTGACGTTACGTATTTGAACAGCCAGACGACGGGGCGAGGCGTAGGCGGTGTAATCAGGATTGCTTTCGATAAGTTGTTCTTTTTCCAAAGATTCGACGATGGA
It encodes:
- the glyS gene encoding glycine--tRNA ligase subunit beta, with product MTNQTLLIELLTEELPPKALNLLGNSLVDSIVESLEKEQLIESNPDYTAYASPRRLAVQIRNVKSVQADRQVTRKGPSVAAGMKDGTPTKALEGFARSCNTDIASLSIVNDGKQDVYAYEFTQTGQPLSALISDMLAQAVKKLPIPKVMRWGSSTHTFVRPVHGLVVMHGKDTVPATVLGLQSCNHTLGHRFLSQGEIVFSDADEYAEKMRSTGKVIASFAERKTAIQSALNQQAAGLGATVAADEALLDEVTALVEWPVVLEAGFEEHFLAVPQECLILTMQQNQKYFPLLNGNGKLMNRFLLVSNLEAENPAHIIHGNERVLRARLADAEFFYKQDQKATLESRLPKLENVVYHNKLGSQAERVARLTTIAAYAAEALGSDSKTAERAARLAKADLVTEMVGEFPELQGTMGKYYARLDGESEEVASAIEAHYQPRFAGDSLPESHTATAVALADKLEALVGIWGIGLIPTGDKDPYALRRAALGVLRMLMRHDLGINDLLQAAYDSFPAGKLASNTVAEVADFMRARLAVLLQNDYPQDIVAAVLAKQPSRLSDIEARLQAVSAFKTLPEASALAAANKRVQNLLKKADAELGLPDPALFQQEEEKALFTAAQNLAPKIESALAAQDFQTALSELAAIKPQVDTFFDGVMVMADDASIKQNRLNLLNSLAEQLNAVADISQLTD